The Corallococcus silvisoli genome has a segment encoding these proteins:
- a CDS encoding MlaE family ABC transporter permease, which produces MASPVSTAALAWLGRSAMRAVGGVGALALVAGRTAWGLRRLERRELARGLVQFGYESLPLATATAALAGVIVVVQAVLYIQRFGARAFLGWAAGYGVLWEFGPLLLGLIMSARIGARNAAELATLKVGGQIEGLRGIGLDPFALLVAPRVVAMEVSMLALSTFTFLVAILCEAVAAKLTLDLPVRVFFGTFADLLSPSDILGGVLKTGAFGLAISLVSTAVGLRAKGGARAVGEAAASAVVLGCAAIFLLDFLLTTVLSRWLS; this is translated from the coding sequence ATGGCGTCACCCGTGAGCACCGCCGCCCTGGCCTGGCTGGGACGCTCGGCGATGCGCGCGGTGGGCGGAGTGGGCGCGCTGGCGCTGGTCGCGGGCCGGACCGCGTGGGGGCTGCGGAGGCTGGAGCGCCGCGAGCTGGCGCGAGGGCTGGTCCAGTTCGGCTACGAATCGCTGCCCCTGGCCACGGCGACGGCGGCGCTGGCGGGCGTCATCGTGGTGGTGCAGGCGGTGCTCTACATCCAGCGCTTCGGGGCGCGGGCGTTCCTGGGCTGGGCGGCGGGGTATGGCGTGCTGTGGGAGTTCGGCCCGCTGCTGCTGGGGCTGATCATGTCGGCGCGCATCGGCGCGAGGAACGCGGCGGAGCTGGCCACGCTGAAGGTGGGCGGACAGATTGAAGGCCTGCGCGGCATCGGCCTGGATCCGTTCGCGCTGCTGGTGGCGCCCCGGGTGGTGGCGATGGAGGTGAGCATGCTGGCGCTGAGCACGTTCACGTTCCTGGTGGCCATCCTCTGCGAGGCGGTGGCGGCGAAGCTGACCCTGGACCTCCCGGTGCGGGTGTTCTTCGGGACGTTCGCGGACCTGCTGAGCCCGTCCGACATCCTGGGGGGCGTGTTGAAGACCGGGGCCTTCGGGCTGGCCATCTCGCTGGTGTCCACGGCGGTGGGCCTCCGGGCGAAGGGAGGGGCCCGCGCGGTGGGCGAGGCTGCGGCGAGCGCGGTGGTGCTGGGCTGCGCGGCCATCTTCCTGTTGGACTTCCTGCTGACGACGGTCCTCTCCCGGTGGCTGTCATGA
- a CDS encoding ATP-binding cassette domain-containing protein, protein MLKPTDCHLPPGTQALILGRSGSGKTTLLKAFAGLLLPSSGRVTWDGQDVARLTAQERRRQQASFGFVFQTDALFDSLTVRQNVMQPLLRRHVPEPEARERTDAVLRSVGLADAADTLPERLSGGMKKRAGLARALAARPAVLLADDPFAGLDPGTARQVARVLLEVAGQGTLLVAAPEAPVDLPLPRWLYLRGGGLVHDGAPAPELEQAPDEALA, encoded by the coding sequence GTGCTGAAACCCACGGACTGCCATCTGCCTCCGGGCACGCAGGCGCTGATCCTCGGGCGCTCGGGTTCGGGCAAGACGACGCTGCTCAAGGCCTTCGCGGGCCTGCTGCTCCCCTCCTCCGGCCGCGTCACATGGGACGGTCAGGACGTCGCGAGGCTCACGGCGCAGGAGCGGCGCAGGCAGCAGGCGTCGTTCGGCTTCGTGTTCCAGACGGACGCGCTCTTCGACTCGCTGACGGTGCGGCAGAACGTGATGCAGCCGTTGCTGCGCAGGCACGTGCCGGAACCCGAGGCCCGCGAGCGCACGGACGCGGTGCTGCGCTCGGTGGGCCTCGCGGACGCGGCGGACACGCTGCCGGAGCGGCTGTCCGGAGGCATGAAGAAGCGCGCGGGGCTCGCGAGGGCCCTGGCGGCGAGGCCCGCCGTGTTGCTGGCGGATGATCCGTTCGCGGGCCTGGATCCAGGGACCGCGAGGCAGGTGGCCCGCGTGCTGCTGGAGGTCGCCGGCCAGGGAACGCTGCTCGTGGCCGCGCCGGAAGCACCCGTGGATCTCCCCCTGCCCCGCTGGCTGTATCTGCGAGGCGGCGGACTGGTGCACGATGGGGCCCCGGCGCCGGAGCTCGAGCAGGCGCCGGACGAGGCCCTTGCATGA
- a CDS encoding putative metal-binding motif-containing protein yields MRLFLLAVLGVAWVGCSKGDDLKAGALSIKIHYESFRPGCVTLEASDRDDVARHTVATVKVPAGQRQGTLSVAVFRQSGWSQNVRLRAVAREQGCDGAQVAEAVADAEIPGKGVSDPVELTLRAVDADDDGFVSTSSGGTDCDDQNGAVGGPKVWYTDEDGDGYGNKYLDPSAPSCERPALTSASRAGDCDDRDRLVHPDQEEFRCDNKDDNCNDQIDEVFALDGECKNAFACPGANTCDMTDGGVTCFSTIQPTAYFFDEDGDGKAGADGGVTCGPPPPGTTAEYTDCDESSVYMAKGLPEVCDRMDNDCNNAVDDVSPCSLAWAGSPGDAGQPKWNAIAVGRNVAWLAGEAAPLPATANNVLKIQIDGGMTSSICTGTWNAAWVSDGGTLFLAGEGGGLASKGPTQTDCTVISTQPENNVPFNGLVGFDSTDGGSPTLYAVASNGFIYRWTPPDAPVLNVKTGINLRAVHGTTGPDTLLAVGARDNNGTPFLFQALRYVPADNTWVNETLPAGIPNGYLRGVYVVNANYAYAVGDNGAFLERNHGVWSQRQSLPPSEGNPTGVVAFGQRAVYVTTGAGTIQFFNGTRWDTAYTGTPSLRSIDGTSPTRIGAAGNLGTYQFFNRP; encoded by the coding sequence ATGCGTTTATTCCTGCTCGCTGTGCTGGGTGTGGCCTGGGTGGGGTGCTCCAAGGGCGATGACCTCAAGGCTGGGGCGCTGAGCATCAAGATCCATTACGAATCATTTCGTCCCGGCTGCGTCACGCTGGAGGCCAGCGACCGGGACGACGTGGCGCGCCACACGGTGGCGACCGTGAAGGTCCCCGCGGGCCAGCGCCAGGGCACGCTGTCCGTGGCGGTGTTCCGGCAGTCCGGCTGGAGCCAGAACGTGCGGCTCCGCGCCGTGGCGCGCGAGCAGGGCTGTGACGGCGCGCAGGTCGCGGAGGCGGTGGCGGATGCGGAGATTCCGGGAAAGGGCGTTTCCGATCCCGTGGAGCTGACCCTGCGCGCCGTGGACGCCGATGACGACGGCTTCGTCAGCACGTCCAGTGGCGGCACGGACTGCGACGACCAGAACGGGGCCGTGGGCGGGCCGAAGGTCTGGTACACGGATGAGGACGGCGACGGCTACGGCAACAAGTATCTGGATCCCTCCGCGCCGAGCTGTGAGCGGCCCGCGCTGACCAGCGCCTCCCGTGCGGGGGACTGCGATGACCGCGACAGGCTCGTCCACCCGGACCAGGAGGAGTTCCGGTGCGATAACAAGGACGACAACTGCAACGACCAGATCGACGAGGTCTTCGCCTTGGACGGCGAATGCAAGAATGCCTTCGCGTGCCCGGGAGCGAACACCTGCGACATGACGGATGGCGGCGTCACGTGCTTCAGCACCATCCAGCCCACCGCCTACTTCTTCGATGAAGACGGGGATGGGAAGGCGGGAGCGGATGGTGGTGTGACGTGCGGACCGCCCCCGCCGGGCACGACGGCTGAGTACACCGACTGCGACGAGAGCTCCGTGTACATGGCGAAGGGGCTGCCCGAGGTCTGCGACCGGATGGACAATGATTGTAACAACGCCGTGGACGACGTGAGCCCCTGTTCCCTGGCGTGGGCGGGGAGTCCGGGGGACGCGGGTCAACCCAAGTGGAATGCCATCGCCGTGGGCCGGAACGTGGCCTGGCTCGCGGGCGAAGCCGCGCCACTGCCGGCCACCGCGAACAATGTGCTGAAGATCCAGATCGACGGGGGCATGACGTCCTCCATTTGCACTGGCACGTGGAATGCGGCTTGGGTCAGTGACGGGGGAACGCTGTTCCTGGCCGGCGAGGGGGGCGGGCTGGCCAGCAAGGGCCCCACGCAGACTGACTGCACCGTGATCTCCACGCAGCCCGAAAACAATGTGCCGTTCAATGGCCTCGTGGGCTTCGACTCGACAGACGGCGGGTCGCCGACGCTCTATGCGGTGGCAAGCAATGGCTTCATCTATCGATGGACTCCTCCGGATGCGCCGGTCCTCAACGTGAAGACGGGGATCAACCTCCGCGCGGTGCACGGGACCACAGGGCCTGACACCTTGCTGGCAGTGGGCGCCCGCGACAACAACGGCACTCCCTTCCTGTTCCAGGCCCTTCGCTATGTCCCGGCGGACAATACGTGGGTGAATGAAACGCTGCCCGCGGGCATCCCGAATGGCTACCTGCGCGGCGTGTACGTGGTGAACGCGAACTACGCCTATGCCGTGGGTGACAACGGCGCCTTCCTGGAGCGCAACCACGGGGTCTGGAGCCAACGCCAATCCCTCCCTCCGTCGGAGGGGAACCCGACCGGCGTGGTGGCCTTCGGGCAGCGCGCGGTCTATGTGACGACCGGCGCAGGCACGATCCAGTTCTTCAACGGTACGCGCTGGGATACCGCCTACACGGGGACCCCCTCGCTGCGCTCCATCGACGGCACGTCGCCCACGAGGATTGGCGCGGCCGGAAATCTGGGCACCTACCAGTTCTTCAACCGCCCCTAG